Proteins encoded within one genomic window of Candidatus Rokuibacteriota bacterium:
- a CDS encoding Gfo/Idh/MocA family oxidoreductase — MTPRRQAKTIGLAIAGAGRIGLIRGEIAARHPQVGWIGIAEKKAERAKEVAERIGADFVTSDHNELLRRPEVTAAVIATDEHLHVDPILAAVERGLALLIEKPLATELAESERVLRAIERSGADAVVGYTQRFRRRFMAAKEKIRTGQLGDVTLVTSRAFMNRLVAIDNYRRTDRPETISPMVISGTHALDLVMWLMEGKTPVEAYARSIDRVLGPTWRGIDATAGLITMADGSLYHLNISWALPTVWPGSVYSLEIGIVGTEGVLTVDDTHRDVVLATERAQPAGYTPESTRHVDFLGSYPPGDVALGELWGPMREETNAWLARVALGVPTPHATAAEAHNRLMLTKALDLSARRKRPVPLPITPEDDKP; from the coding sequence ATGACACCGAGGCGCCAGGCCAAGACGATCGGGCTCGCCATCGCGGGCGCCGGGCGGATCGGCCTGATCCGCGGTGAGATCGCGGCCCGGCACCCCCAGGTGGGGTGGATCGGCATCGCCGAGAAAAAAGCCGAACGCGCCAAGGAGGTCGCCGAGCGGATCGGCGCCGACTTCGTCACCTCCGACCACAACGAGCTCCTGCGACGGCCGGAGGTGACGGCCGCGGTGATCGCCACCGACGAGCATCTGCACGTCGACCCCATCCTGGCCGCCGTGGAACGCGGCCTCGCCCTGCTCATCGAAAAGCCCCTGGCCACCGAGCTGGCTGAGTCCGAGCGGGTGCTCAGGGCCATCGAGCGATCAGGGGCGGATGCGGTAGTGGGATATACGCAGCGATTCAGGCGGCGCTTCATGGCCGCCAAGGAGAAGATCCGCACGGGGCAGCTCGGCGACGTCACGCTGGTCACCTCACGCGCCTTCATGAACCGCCTGGTGGCCATCGACAACTACCGCCGCACCGACCGCCCCGAGACCATCTCGCCCATGGTGATCTCCGGCACTCACGCCCTCGACCTCGTCATGTGGCTCATGGAGGGCAAGACGCCGGTCGAGGCCTACGCGCGTTCCATCGACCGGGTGCTGGGCCCCACCTGGCGCGGCATCGATGCCACCGCGGGCCTCATCACCATGGCCGACGGCAGTCTCTACCACCTGAACATCTCCTGGGCCCTGCCCACGGTGTGGCCCGGCTCCGTCTACAGCCTGGAGATCGGCATCGTGGGGACGGAAGGGGTCCTGACCGTCGACGACACTCACCGCGACGTCGTGCTGGCCACCGAGCGCGCCCAGCCCGCGGGCTACACCCCCGAGAGCACGCGTCACGTGGACTTCCTCGGGAGCTACCCGCCCGGCGACGTCGCGCTCGGCGAGCTGTGGGGCCCCATGCGCGAGGAGACCAACGCCTGGCTCGCGCGCGTCGCCCTCGGCGTCCCGACCCCGCACGCCACCGCCGCCGAGGCCCACAACCGCCTGATGCTCACCAAGGCCCTCGACCTCTCGGCCCGGCGAAAGCGCCCGGTGCCACTCCCCATCACCCCGGAGGACGACAAGCCCTAA